One Halichondria panicea chromosome 6, odHalPani1.1, whole genome shotgun sequence genomic window carries:
- the LOC135337092 gene encoding dentin sialophosphoprotein-like produces the protein MKAIIVALTLLAVMVLLIEGKPLSIREKGRGVQRRLEKLKEKLISEECEQVCPPMPGNSTSNLECARCIATGSPQLSDFLSAVALARSGKNCSSRVKVFLREKRHRRKKSKKNKKSKSGKSKSDSSTGSGDESSDSSQSDSSDSSQSDSSDSSQSDSSDSSQSDSSDSSQSDSSDSSQSDSSDSSQSDSSDSSQSDSSDSSQSDSDEGSGDISPLVEKRQTEEEDDNLVKIFASLIGDCRDKCGNLSRGCGKPVLPCLKCIIKESDMDETL, from the coding sequence ATGAAAGCCATCATTGTTGCTCTAACCCTCCTGGCCGTCATGGTTCTCCTAATTGAGGGCAAACCCTTGTCTATCAGGGAGAAGGGCCGAGGTGTGCAGAGACGTTTGGAGAAGCTCAAAGAGAAACTTATCAGCGAAGAGTGTGAGCAAGTGTGCCCACCAATGCCTGGTAACAGCACGTCAAATCTGGAGTGTGCTCGCTGCATTGCCACAGGATCTCCTCAACTCTCTGACTTCCTATCAGCTGTTGCACTAGCTCGCTCTGGCAAGAATTGCTCAAGCAGGGTGAAGGTTTTCCTAAGAGAAAAAAGACATCGTCGTAAGAAGTCCAAAAAAAACAAGAAATCAAAGAGTGGAAAATCTAAGAGTGACTCTAGTACAGGATCAGGAGATGAAAGTAGTGATAGTAGCCAATCGGACAGTAGCGATAGCAGCCAATCGGACAGTAGCGATAGTAGCCAATCGGACAGTAGCGATAGCAGCCAATCGGACAGTAGCGATAGTAGCCAATCGGACAGTAGCGATAGTAGCCAATCGGACAGTAGCGATAGTAGCCAATCGGACAGTAGCGATAGCAGCCAATCAGACAGTAGCGATAGTAGCCAATCAGACAGTGATGAAGGATCCGGAGATATTTCCCCACTCGTAGAGAAAAGACAAACAGAGGAAGAGGATGATAATCTCGTCAAAATATTTGCTTCTCTGATAGGAGATTGTCGTGACAAGTGTGGCAACCTCAGTCGAGGGTGTGGAAAGCCTGTGCTGCCTTGTTTGAAGTGCATCATCAAAGAGTCTGACATGGATGAAACTCTGTAG